In Zingiber officinale cultivar Zhangliang chromosome 1A, Zo_v1.1, whole genome shotgun sequence, a genomic segment contains:
- the LOC121999011 gene encoding antigen LPMC-61-like has protein sequence MTINLDTGQAYDPAPSTYSYDWGNYSTQYFQTQIPEQHGYFQSQGYQPQQQYENTQQQAIEHPQCYNSDWMDYKNFMYGGEKQQLIQSFSAYQMPQGFQDGSMSTWSHSVQQIDPVPWGTFQESTEEVHVPSPSEFQDLQDVIQQMQQQQETYI, from the exons atgacG ATCAATTTGGATACTGGGCAA GCATATGATCCAGCTCCTAGTACCTATAGTTATGACTGGGGCAATTATTCGACTCAGTACTTTCAAACCCAGATTCCAGAGCAGCATGGATACTTCCAATCTCAAGGCTATCAACCCCAACAGCAGTATGAGAATACACAGCAACAGGCTATTGAGCATCCTCAGTGTTATAATTCAGATTGGATGGATTATAAAAATTTCATGTATGGGGGCGAGAAACAACAATTGATTCAATCTTTTTCAGCATATCAGATGCCACAAGGATTTCAGGATGGTTCTATGTCCACATGGTCACATTCAGTCCAGCAGATCGATCCAGTACCTTGGGGAACATTTCAAGAGAGCACTGAAGAAGTTCATGTCCCTAGTCCATCAGAATTTCAAGATTTGCAGGATGTTATACAGCAAAtgcaacaacaacaagagacATATATCTAG